The following is a genomic window from Cupriavidus basilensis.
TGCCGGCCGGCTGCCGGAGCGGATTCTCAGAGCGATCGCGTTGGTCTACGAGTCCGATGGGCTCCGCGCTTTGCACATCACCAATCGCCAAGTCTTGGCAACGCTCATCCGCTTCGCCCTGAACCAGAAGGATCCCACCTCGCTCGCCTTCATAAAGAAGGCAACGATTGCGCAGCACCTCGCGATTAGCGAGGCCACTGTCTATCGGGCGCTTGGCGCACTTGAAGACGCCGGGCTTATTGAGCGTGAAAGGCAGCAACGCACGAGGACGCAACTCGAGGTTGTCGGGCGCATCGGGTTCACCGCAAAGTTGCTACAGTGCATCGGGATCGCTAGCCGGGAGCTTGGGCACCCAGAACCTCGAACGGGCTCCGATGAGTCGCGGTCCAGCTCCGCATGTCTCGCACCGGTGAGTGGCGTAAACAACCCCAACCAGTCTTCTACGAAGAAACATTCGGGGCCGAGAGAGTTTGTGCAAATTGATGATCGGGCCGTGCCCATTGATCTAGCGCCTCTCGTGCGTGACCAAGAGCTGACGACGTCCGCCCTCTTCCTTTTGATGCGGCTCGCGAGGGAGGCCGGCCACCGACTGTCGGACGTTGTTTCGGCAGCGGGTCACTTTCTTGGTCCACTCCGGGGACGAGAGCTGTTCGCCTACCTCAAGTCTCTCCTCGGAAGGCCCATAGACTATAGGCATGTCGTCCAAACTCGGAAGGCCCAAGAAGACGAGAGGCGCGCAACCGCCGCGCAGGCGGCACAAGACCGGCTGGAGGTTGCCCAACTCATTGAGCGATACCGTGGGCGACGGGTGTCTGCACCCGACGGTCGGATCTATGAGGTCGACTCGGCGTCGATTGTGATCACCGAGGCCAACGGTCGCCGTAATTCATTAGGGCATGAGCAAGCGCGTGCCTGGCTGATCGAGATGGACAGAGCTGCGACTGGGCTCTCGCGTGCCCTAGCCCAGCCGTCGTCAGCGAAACGGTCATCGTCGGCCATGGCACAGGCCGCTATTGAGCAAGTTCGCGGCATCCTCGGTGGCAGACCTCCTTCCAACATGTTCAGTCGGCCTGCTTAATGAGGGCATCGGCGTTGCGCATTTGGTGGGCCGGGTGGGATTTGAACCCACGGTGTCCTCTCGGAGGCGGATTATGAGTCCGCTGCCTGCAACCAGCACGGCGTCCGGCCCTGAGTATTGCGCACCTGCACTTCCAGGTGCGGCGATTGTATGCGTGCAGCCGAGGTTGGTGGGGGCCGGCCCGCAATAGAGCGGACGCCGCCGTGGCCTAATTTGTCACGCGATACCGCTTGATGCCGGTGAGCGCGGTCCACGCTGCGCGGCGTTAGGCCGGCTTTCCGTCACTAAAGAACGTTGTCCTGACTATTCGCACGGCTGCGGGCAGCCTTCCTCAGCTCACCGGCCACAAATGAACAGAATGAAGTGGCAATATTTGGTCGCTCCATAATGTTCTTTGCGTTTATGTCCGCAGGTTTGAGACCTTGACGCTCGATCGTTCGCGTCCCAATCGTCTTCGTCGTGACGAACTTACGGACTAGGTCTTCACGGGTCGTCATCTCGGCGCTCTCAAAATAGTCTCGAGCCGCGCGGACTTCCTCCAGCCTGCGACGCTCTGCGGCGGCGTCTGCCGCTGCAACGCTCGCCGCGACCGCGGTCTGCGCAGCAGACTTCGATTCGACTTCCTCCTTAGCCTTGTCTGCGAGCTTGGCTTGAACTCTCTCAACTTCCTTGTCTGCTTCGGAAACGCGATAGTCGTTTGCGATTGCATCCAACAAATAGCCTGATGCTCGCTTGACCTTGTCACCGGAACGGATACGCCATCGAACGTATTCGATAGCCTGCTGAATCCTCTCATCCGTCCAGACGCTGCGGTTATCCGCGATTCGCTCGAACTGAGAGTCAGTCAGTGCAAACTCCTTCTCCAATGCCTGGAAGAGCGCCACCGAATTAAGCATGGCCGCTTTGGACGCCAGGGCGGCATCCTTTCGCTTCATCTGGAAACGAATCTGGTCTTTCTTCCTAGACCGGGGTGTCCCCGCACGGGTCTCATAGGACAGTTCAATGTCGGAAAGCTCGTTGATTTGGCTTACTGCTTTGTCAAGGTAGTCACGCTTGAAGTACTTGAACTCCGCGTTATTGGCCCATGACTTGCCCGGTAGATTCCGCACAACATCGAGGGGCAACCAGTCCGTCCGCTCGTCCGATACGTTGGGCAGGATGTGGTCATAGATGGCGCGAGCGTAGATGAGCGTGAACTTCGACGTGACCAGAAGGCTCGTCCAATACGAATTCTCCGGGTCTTTGATGAGCCGTTGAAGCTCTACAGGGACACGGAATCGAATCCGTCCGTCCCTCACACTGACCCGACCGATCAATTCGAGCCAGTCGCCCTCTTCGTCTGAGACCCGCACGGTATCGACATCAGGATTGCGGGCATCGCTGTCAGTCTCGTCGCCGTCATGTGCCGCACCGGGGCTTTCAAGGAGACGGCCGCTCGCGTCCACCGACACAACGGGTGCGCTGGTCACTTCGAGCATCGACGACTTCACGCTGCGAATAACGCTCGAAAAGTGTTTCCTGTTCTTGCTGTCATAGCGCATCAGCCATTTGAAAAAGCTTAGCGAGACTTCGTAGCCTTCCTTGACCTCGGGTTCCTGCGCCACGATAAAGTACGCAGCGTCGACAAACCGGCGAGCGGACATCCCCAGTCCGACAATGCGAGCGAAGACCTTGTTTTTGTGGTAGCCAATATCCTTGTCGGTGGCGACCTCATGTATGGCTGTCTGTGCGGGCGCCATCTCGACGAATAAGTCGAGCGCGTACTGTAGTGGTGTCACCCGCTTTGCTACGCTGCTTGCCATGCCGGGATTCCTGAGAGGGCAGCTTGTTTACGTTATGAATTGCACGAGACTTTAGTCAGGTGATGGTGAGATGTCAATGTGGACTCATCTCACCTGGAATAGGTGCCTCGTGTCGGCCGAGGTACATGATCTCTCACCTTGGTACACAATCTCTCACCTCACGATCGTCGGCTGGTTGAAATTGCTTTTATAAAACAAGCGTATACGAGAGATGTCCACAGGAGTGAATCAAAATCTCTCACCTGAACTACCTATCTGGTCTCTTTTCTCACCTTCGGCTCCGCGATCTCTCCCTTTAGACGTATACAACTACCACCTGAGGGAACAAAGTTTCTCACCTTGCGGTAGGCGTATCCCTCACTTTTGGCTGATAAGTTTTTGATTTTTATGAGGATCACCCTGCTCTGTTTGTAGGTTTGTTGGTTTTTCTTTGTTTACAACACAAACAAACAAACAAACAGACGCCAGTCAAAATTCGGTCGCCATGGGTGGGAGCTGCAGGTGACTGAGTCCCACGCGAGATCCATTGAAGGTGAGAGATTTTGTGCCGCAGCTGTTCGGGCGCTGAAGTCAAGGTGTTATCCGAAGGTGAGAGATTTTGTAACCTGCGATCGCACTTGAGTTTTTGAACAGCGATGAAGCCTTCAAAAGGTGAGAGATTTTGTACCTAGGCTCGTTTTGAGAGTTCGCTGGTGGTCTGCTTGTGGCCACCTCAGCGCGCGTAGGCTTCTTGATTGGCTTGGCAGAGCACAAAATCTCTCACTTTTACAGCCCCCTGGTTCTAGGAAGTGGCTTCTAACTCTGCGGACCAGTCGATCGGGTGAGAGATTTTGTTCGGAGTTCTGTTGATGCTGTGCGTAGGCGTCGCGTGGCTTACAAAAACTCTCACCTTAGGTTTCATCTTGAGCTTTGAAGTGTGGATCGAACAGCACATCGCTGGCGATGGATGCGGGATTGGGTGAGAGATTTTGTACCAAAGAACACGGCTAAGGTGAGAGGTGAGAGGACTTGGCTCTCACCTTTTATGGCTCCTTGGCGACTTCCAAAAGTTCTTTGAGTCGTTTGCGCCACCTCTTCCCATATCTTCCGAAAACGTTGTAAATCAAAGGCTTGTAGCTTAGTTTCGTAAACTTTAGTGATTTCGCTGTGTCGCGGATTACACAAAATATGCGGACGCGTTTGCTCAATTGCTGTATTCTGCGCTTGTCCAAATTTCGGAAAAAGAGCTGCGATGGCGAATATCAGTCAACCGATGCCCATAGACCCGACGGTCACCCTAGCTGAGATTAGCGATTTTGCAGATGTGGTGACCGACTACGCAGTCGAGTTACGTGACCAGATTCTTGCGCCGCGGCCACGTAAGACGGCACCGATGTTTAGTACTTCAGAAATTGCAGAGCTGTGTGGTTTGAGCCGTCAGCAGGTCTTGCACATGGCGAAGAATAGCGACGGTGTGCTGCCTGAAGGGCAGACCGTTGGTCGCGGCCGAACGTTTACTTTGGCTGAGGCAAGAAATTGGGTCCAACAAGTATCGGACATCTACCAGACCCCGCTGGTTGCTGGACCTAGCGATTTCGAAGGCAAGATTATTATCACTTCGCAATTGAAGGGTGGGTCCGCAAAAACGACTACGACTATGTGCTTAGCGCAAGGCCTTAGCTTGCGTGGCCGTAAGGTGCTGGTCGTCGATTTGGACCCCCAGGCGTCCCTTTCTGAGTTGTGCGGCTTGTACGCGGAGAAGGAGGTATTCGCCGATGACTCAATTCTGCCTTTCATTTACAACCAGGATGTCGAAGGTGGCTTGGAAGCGAAGTTGCAATCGACATACTGGGATGGCCTGGACGTTATTCCGGCTCACACGGAACTAGTGGGTGCGGAGTACCACCTCCCTGCTATGCAGATGAAGGTGCCAGGATTCAAATTCTGGCAGGTACTCCGTGATGGTCTCCAGCCACTGCGAAAGAAGTATGACTACATTATTCTGGATACTTCGCCGTCGCTGTCCTACCTCAACTTGAACGCATTGATGGCGGCCGATGCCATGGTCATGCCCATGGTGCCGGAAAACCTGGACTTCTTTAGCTCCTTGTCGTTCTGGCGACTCTTTTCGGATGTCGCAAAGTCATTCATGAGATTCGAAGCCGATAAGAAGTACGACTTCGTGTCAGTGCTCTTGACGCGAGTTAACTATGGGCCCACATCGGCAGCTCCTGTGGTGCGAACTTGGGCTCAAGGTGCATATCGGCATTGGCTCGCCCCTTTTGAAGTGCCTGCCAGCTCAGTGATGAGCTCCGGCGCACTGGCATTTACCACGGTGTTTGACATCAGCAGCTCACACAGCCAAGCCAAGTCGCTTCAGCGTGTTCGGCAGCCGCTGGTGGATTACTGCCGTTGGGTTGACGACATGTTTGTGAAACAGTGGAGGCCTGCACAATGAGCAACATTCGCGAACAAATGCTCGCCAAGACGGCGAACATCCGCTCAACGGCGGACCGTAAGCCGGATGCCACTCGTCGAGCAAATCGGACTGAGACAGCGCCAGGTATGGCGGGCGCATTGGCTGCCGCGCAATTGAGGGTTCAAGAGTTAGAGGCGACGGGGTTGCCTTCGGAACTGCCGGTTGCGGATATTGTTCCCAACCCCTGGCAGCCGCGGCGCACCTTCAATGAACTCAAGCTGACAGAGCTTGCTGAATCGATTCGCGAGGTTGGGTTACTGCAGCCTATCGTAGTACGTCGCGTTGAGCCAGGTTTCCAACTTGTGGCCGGTGAGCGCCGGTGGCGTGCACATAAGATGTTGGGGCTCGAGAACATCAAGGCTGTCGTCGTCGACTGCAGCGACGCGGACATGATTGTGTTGGCCTTGGTCGAAAACATCGGCCGAGACGACCTTTCCGACTACGAGATCGCCTTGTCTATTCAACGTTCGGAAAAGGAGTTCCCGAACCGTACACGACTTGCGGAGGCGGTAGGCTTGTCCAGGCGAGGGCTTTACAAGTTCATGGCTTTCTATGATTTGCCCGATTTCGTGAAGCATGACTTGGACCTGCAGCCAAGTCTTCTTGGGAGTAACGCCGCAGATGCACTGGCGTCTTGCCTGAAGAAACACGGAGAGGCGGGTGTGTCGGCAACTAGAGAACTATGGACCGATGTCGTCGGGGGCCATCTTGATCAGGGCAAGCTCGCCGCGGCCGTAACCGCATTGGCTACTAAAAAAGTGTCGGGCTCAGCGGCTCGCGAGCGCTCCATCGAAAAGTTCTTTGCTGGTCAGAACCACGCGGGCAGCATCACAAAGGATATAAAGAACTTTACAGTAAAAATCAAAACCGGAGTTCTATCCGACTCCCAGGAGACGCGGATTCGCCAGTTCATCAGCGAACTATTCAGTGGCACTC
Proteins encoded in this region:
- a CDS encoding replication initiation protein translates to MASSVAKRVTPLQYALDLFVEMAPAQTAIHEVATDKDIGYHKNKVFARIVGLGMSARRFVDAAYFIVAQEPEVKEGYEVSLSFFKWLMRYDSKNRKHFSSVIRSVKSSMLEVTSAPVVSVDASGRLLESPGAAHDGDETDSDARNPDVDTVRVSDEEGDWLELIGRVSVRDGRIRFRVPVELQRLIKDPENSYWTSLLVTSKFTLIYARAIYDHILPNVSDERTDWLPLDVVRNLPGKSWANNAEFKYFKRDYLDKAVSQINELSDIELSYETRAGTPRSRKKDQIRFQMKRKDAALASKAAMLNSVALFQALEKEFALTDSQFERIADNRSVWTDERIQQAIEYVRWRIRSGDKVKRASGYLLDAIANDYRVSEADKEVERVQAKLADKAKEEVESKSAAQTAVAASVAAADAAAERRRLEEVRAARDYFESAEMTTREDLVRKFVTTKTIGTRTIERQGLKPADINAKNIMERPNIATSFCSFVAGELRKAARSRANSQDNVL
- a CDS encoding ParB/RepB/Spo0J family partition protein; the protein is MSNIREQMLAKTANIRSTADRKPDATRRANRTETAPGMAGALAAAQLRVQELEATGLPSELPVADIVPNPWQPRRTFNELKLTELAESIREVGLLQPIVVRRVEPGFQLVAGERRWRAHKMLGLENIKAVVVDCSDADMIVLALVENIGRDDLSDYEIALSIQRSEKEFPNRTRLAEAVGLSRRGLYKFMAFYDLPDFVKHDLDLQPSLLGSNAADALASCLKKHGEAGVSATRELWTDVVGGHLDQGKLAAAVTALATKKVSGSAARERSIEKFFAGQNHAGSITKDIKNFTVKIKTGVLSDSQETRIRQFISELFSGTPN
- a CDS encoding ParA family protein, with amino-acid sequence MANISQPMPIDPTVTLAEISDFADVVTDYAVELRDQILAPRPRKTAPMFSTSEIAELCGLSRQQVLHMAKNSDGVLPEGQTVGRGRTFTLAEARNWVQQVSDIYQTPLVAGPSDFEGKIIITSQLKGGSAKTTTTMCLAQGLSLRGRKVLVVDLDPQASLSELCGLYAEKEVFADDSILPFIYNQDVEGGLEAKLQSTYWDGLDVIPAHTELVGAEYHLPAMQMKVPGFKFWQVLRDGLQPLRKKYDYIILDTSPSLSYLNLNALMAADAMVMPMVPENLDFFSSLSFWRLFSDVAKSFMRFEADKKYDFVSVLLTRVNYGPTSAAPVVRTWAQGAYRHWLAPFEVPASSVMSSGALAFTTVFDISSSHSQAKSLQRVRQPLVDYCRWVDDMFVKQWRPAQ